Genomic DNA from Candidatus Sphingomonas phytovorans:
ATCCGAACGCCAATGAATCCGGCATCTTCAAGGGCGACAAGGTCACCTATGCGGCACGCGCCGCCTACGACCTGGATTTCGTGAACGTCTATGTCAGCTATTCGACCGGCTGGAAGGCGAGCGCGGTCAATCTGTCATCGGACAGCCGGCCACCGCTGAACGGCGTCGGCCGGTCGGCCGCGCCTGAGGAAGTCACCGTCTATGAAGCCGGCGCCAAGGCCAAGTTCCGCGGCGGCTATTTCAACCTCGCGGTGTTCAAGCAGTCGATCAAGGGCTTCCAGTCCAACGCCTTTACCGGCCTCGGCTACAGCCTGGTCAACGCCGGCAAGGAATCGGTCCGCGGCTTCGAAGTGGACGCTGCCTACAGCCCGGCCCCGATCCTCGCCCTCACCGGCTCGGTCACTTACCTCGATCCGAAATATGATTCCTTCACCGGCGCCCCGTGCGTGAACTACGATACCACCCGGTGCCCGATCAATCCGGCGACGGGGCTTCGTCCGTCGTTCCGCGATCTCTCGGGCCAGAAGCCGGCGGGTATCCCGACCTGGAGCTTCTCGACCTCGGCCACGCTGTCGCACAATCTCACCAACGACGTCAGCGCCTATCTCCGCGGCGAATATAATTATGCCAGCAAGTTCCAGCTCACCGAAACCACGCCGCCGGACCTGTCGACCTATGGGCAGAACACGATCAACGCCAGCCTCGGGTTCCAGAGCAAGGCCAACAAGCTCGAGCTGATGTTCTGGGTGCGTAACCTCACCCAGGACAATTACCTGATCTCGACCTTCCCGACGGTGGCGCAGGACGGCAGCTACAGCGGCTATCCGAACCAGCCGCGTACCTTCGGCGGGACGCTCCGCAAGAGCTTCTGATACCGCCTTGCCCGTGTCCCGGCCCGCGCGCCGGGGGAATCACCCCCTTTTCCACCCGGAAGAGGGGGTTTTTCCGTCCCTCCGACCCCGAAACGCCGCCTGTCGTCGCATCCCGGTCGAAAACCGGCCCATCCGTGCCCGCAAGGAGAGGGATTAGCGCATTGTAAGGAGTGACAATCCCCAAAAGGCGGCGCACAAGCGAGAGACGCTGAAGCAGGCGTGAAACCGATGTCGACATGAACGACACATCAGGAAGGACATTTTATGGCGAAAGAACCCACGGCAGCTCCCAAGACCGGCGGCATCCATGCGCCTGTGCAGCCGTCCCCCGAGCTGGGCGCGATCGTCGGCAACGACAAGCTGCCGCGCAGCCAGGTCATCAGCAAGGTGTGGGACTATATCAAGTCCAACAACCTGCAGAACCCGGCGAACAAGCGCGAGATCCTCGCCGACGACAAGCTCAAGAAGGTGTTCGGTCGTGACAAGGTCACGATGTTCGAGATGAACAAGTACATCGCACAGCACGTCAAGGCGTAAGCGCCTCAAGGAGCCACTCCGGCGGGCACCGCTTGCGCAAGCGATGCTGGTGCCCCCGAGTGGACTCGAACCACCG
This window encodes:
- a CDS encoding SWIB/MDM2 domain-containing protein, whose product is MAKEPTAAPKTGGIHAPVQPSPELGAIVGNDKLPRSQVISKVWDYIKSNNLQNPANKREILADDKLKKVFGRDKVTMFEMNKYIAQHVKA